From Pseudomonas vanderleydeniana, the proteins below share one genomic window:
- a CDS encoding thiamine pyrophosphate-requiring protein → MSMTVGDFLVERLYQWGVRRIYGYPGDGINGVFGALRRSEGKIEFIQARHEEMAAFMATAHAKFTGEPGVCIATSGPGASHLLTGLYDAQMDHMPVLAIVGQQARTALGSHYQQELDLVSMFKDVASAFVQQASAPSQVRHLVDRALRIAIGDRRVTTLILPNDLQYLDYQEPLRAHGTAHSGIGYSSPRVIPHEEDLQRAADVLNAGSKVAILVGAGALQATDEVIAVAEKLGAGAAKALLGKAALPDDLPWVTGSIGLLGTEASYKLMNECDTLLMIGSGFPYAEFLPKEGQARAVQIDLKAGMLSLRYPMDVNLQGDAALTLQALLPLIEHKTRRPWRKKVEGWRASWDKTLEKRARVKADPINPQRVVFELSPQLPDDAIITSDSGSCANWYARDLQIRRGMQCSLSGGLASMGAAVPYAIAAKFAHPQHTVVALVGDGAMQMNNMAELITVAKYWRQWESPKWICAVFNNEDLNQVSWEQRVMEGDPKFAASQDIPDVPYHLFALSIGLKGIFVERDEDVAAAWEQALAADCPVLLEFKTDPDVPPLPPHIKLEQAKKFASTLAKGDPNEAGILVQTAKQVVSAVLPKRRK, encoded by the coding sequence ATGAGCATGACCGTAGGCGATTTTCTGGTTGAACGGTTGTACCAATGGGGGGTACGGCGCATCTATGGCTACCCGGGCGACGGCATCAATGGCGTCTTTGGCGCGTTGCGCCGCAGTGAGGGCAAGATTGAGTTCATTCAGGCCCGCCACGAGGAAATGGCTGCCTTCATGGCCACCGCCCATGCCAAATTCACCGGCGAGCCCGGGGTGTGCATCGCCACCTCGGGCCCCGGGGCCTCTCACCTGCTGACCGGCCTCTACGACGCCCAGATGGACCACATGCCGGTACTGGCGATCGTTGGGCAGCAGGCCCGCACAGCGCTGGGCAGCCACTACCAGCAGGAACTGGACCTGGTGTCGATGTTCAAGGATGTGGCGAGCGCCTTCGTCCAGCAGGCCTCGGCCCCCTCCCAGGTGCGTCACCTGGTCGACCGCGCGTTGCGCATCGCCATCGGCGATCGGCGCGTCACCACGCTGATTCTTCCCAACGACCTTCAGTACCTCGACTACCAGGAGCCCCTTCGCGCCCATGGCACCGCGCACTCCGGCATCGGCTACAGCAGCCCTCGGGTGATCCCTCATGAAGAGGACCTGCAGCGGGCGGCCGATGTCCTGAACGCCGGCAGCAAGGTCGCGATCCTGGTGGGAGCCGGAGCTCTGCAGGCCACCGACGAGGTGATCGCCGTGGCCGAAAAACTCGGCGCGGGTGCAGCCAAGGCGCTGCTGGGCAAGGCCGCCCTGCCCGACGACCTCCCTTGGGTGACCGGTTCGATCGGCCTCTTGGGCACCGAGGCCAGCTACAAGTTGATGAACGAGTGCGACACCTTGCTGATGATCGGTTCAGGCTTTCCCTACGCCGAGTTCCTGCCCAAGGAAGGCCAGGCTCGCGCAGTGCAGATCGACCTGAAGGCAGGCATGCTCAGCCTGCGTTACCCCATGGACGTCAACCTGCAGGGTGATGCTGCCTTGACGCTCCAGGCACTGCTGCCCCTGATCGAGCACAAGACCCGACGCCCATGGCGCAAGAAAGTCGAGGGCTGGCGCGCCAGCTGGGACAAGACCCTGGAGAAGCGCGCGCGGGTCAAGGCCGATCCGATCAATCCGCAGCGGGTCGTGTTCGAGTTGTCACCCCAGCTTCCCGACGATGCCATCATCACCAGCGACTCGGGCTCCTGTGCCAACTGGTACGCCCGTGACCTGCAGATCCGTCGCGGCATGCAATGCTCGCTGTCAGGCGGACTGGCCTCGATGGGGGCCGCGGTCCCCTATGCCATTGCCGCCAAATTTGCCCACCCGCAGCACACGGTGGTGGCCTTGGTCGGTGACGGCGCCATGCAGATGAACAACATGGCCGAGCTGATCACCGTCGCCAAGTACTGGCGCCAGTGGGAAAGCCCCAAATGGATCTGCGCGGTCTTCAACAACGAAGACCTCAACCAGGTGAGCTGGGAGCAACGGGTCATGGAAGGCGATCCCAAGTTCGCCGCCTCGCAGGACATCCCGGACGTGCCCTACCACCTGTTCGCCCTCTCGATCGGTCTCAAGGGCATTTTCGTCGAGCGAGACGAGGATGTCGCCGCTGCCTGGGAGCAGGCCTTGGCCGCCGATTGCCCGGTGTTGCTGGAGTTCAAGACCGACCCTGACGTACCGCCGCTACCGCCGCACATCAAGCTTGAGCAGGCGAAGAAATTCGCCTCGACCCTGGCCAAGGGTGATCCCAATGAAGCGGGCATCCTCGTCCAGACCGCCAAGCAAGTGGTGAGTGCGGTGCTGCCCAAACGCAGGAAATGA
- a CDS encoding alpha/beta hydrolase family protein, with the protein MIANSEPVWIHVEQDAIAGNFLSPKSKVPGVLFVHGWGGSQERDLKRARGIAGLGCICLTFDLRGHGAEDRRQAQVTREDNLRDLLAAYDRLLSHPALDTSSIAVVGTSYGGYLATILSQLRKVRWLALRVPAIYRDENWHMAKRQLDREDLMRYRASHIDATDNRALRACAAFRGDVLIVESEHDEHVPHATIMSYRAAFQQTHSLTHRIIDDADHSLSSEVAQGAYTSILIDWITEMVVGERLSIASL; encoded by the coding sequence ATGATTGCTAACAGCGAGCCGGTCTGGATCCATGTTGAACAGGACGCCATCGCCGGTAATTTTCTGAGCCCCAAATCCAAGGTCCCCGGGGTGTTGTTCGTGCATGGCTGGGGCGGGAGCCAGGAGCGTGACCTCAAGCGTGCTCGCGGTATCGCGGGCCTGGGCTGTATCTGCCTGACCTTCGACCTGCGGGGGCACGGTGCGGAGGATCGCCGACAGGCGCAGGTGACCCGTGAAGACAATCTGCGCGATCTGCTGGCCGCTTATGATCGACTGCTTTCTCACCCGGCTTTGGACACGTCTTCGATTGCTGTCGTGGGTACCAGCTATGGCGGTTACCTGGCGACCATTCTCAGCCAACTGCGAAAGGTCCGCTGGTTGGCCTTGCGAGTACCGGCCATCTATCGGGATGAAAACTGGCATATGGCTAAACGTCAACTCGATCGCGAGGATCTGATGCGCTACCGCGCCAGTCACATCGATGCGACCGACAATCGGGCTCTGAGGGCCTGCGCTGCCTTTAGGGGGGATGTGCTGATTGTCGAGTCCGAGCACGATGAGCATGTTCCCCATGCCACGATCATGAGCTACCGAGCGGCCTTCCAACAGACTCATTCGCTCACCCACCGGATCATCGATGATGCGGACCACAGTTTGAGCTCCGAGGTCGCGCAAGGTGCCTATACCTCCATTCTGATCGATTGGATCACCGAGATGGTGGTAGGAGAGCGCTTGAGTATTGCCAGCCTATAA
- a CDS encoding SDR family oxidoreductase yields the protein MKSYPYPPFPSQPQSTPGSQQAMDPYPDCGEQTYKGSGRLQGKIALVTGGDSGIGRAVAIAFAREGADVAVAYLDEHEDAQETARWVELAGRQCLLLPGDLSQKRQCRELVTRTVEHFGHIDVLVNNAAYQMTHESLEDISDEEWVRTFDINITAIFRICQAAVPHMPSGSSIINTSSINSDAPKPTLLPYATTKGAIANFTAGLAQLLGPKGIRVNSVAPGPIWTPLIVSTMPPEEVKHFGQQTPLGRPGQPVEVAPLYVLLASDESSYVSGSRYGVTGGKPIL from the coding sequence ATGAAATCCTACCCTTACCCGCCCTTCCCCTCGCAGCCCCAATCCACGCCCGGCTCGCAGCAAGCCATGGACCCCTACCCCGACTGTGGTGAGCAGACGTACAAGGGCTCGGGTCGCCTGCAAGGCAAGATCGCGCTGGTCACCGGTGGCGACAGCGGCATCGGCCGAGCCGTGGCGATCGCCTTTGCGCGTGAAGGCGCCGATGTCGCCGTGGCCTACCTGGATGAACATGAAGACGCCCAGGAAACCGCTCGCTGGGTGGAACTCGCCGGCCGCCAGTGCCTCCTGTTGCCCGGCGATCTGTCACAGAAGCGGCAATGCCGCGAGTTGGTCACCAGGACCGTCGAGCACTTCGGGCACATCGATGTGCTGGTCAACAACGCCGCCTACCAGATGACCCATGAATCGCTGGAAGATATTTCGGATGAGGAATGGGTCCGCACGTTCGACATCAACATCACGGCGATCTTTCGTATCTGCCAGGCAGCCGTGCCGCACATGCCCAGTGGCAGCTCGATCATCAACACCAGCTCGATCAACTCGGACGCCCCCAAGCCCACCCTGCTGCCCTATGCGACCACCAAGGGCGCTATCGCCAACTTCACCGCCGGCCTGGCCCAACTGCTCGGCCCCAAGGGCATTCGGGTCAACAGCGTGGCGCCGGGGCCGATCTGGACGCCTCTGATCGTGTCCACCATGCCGCCTGAGGAGGTCAAGCACTTCGGCCAGCAAACGCCCTTGGGACGTCCGGGACAGCCCGTGGAGGTCGCCCCCCTCTACGTCCTGCTGGCCTCTGATGAGTCCAGCTACGTCTCGGGCTCACGCTATGGCGTGACGGGTGGCAAACCCATCTTATAG
- a CDS encoding general stress protein, whose translation MANTGKSSSNNFANDRQKASEAGKKGGQASGGNNFANDRQKASEAGRKGGQHSGGGRG comes from the coding sequence ATGGCCAATACAGGAAAATCCAGTTCAAACAATTTCGCCAATGATCGACAAAAGGCTTCCGAGGCAGGCAAGAAAGGCGGCCAGGCCTCGGGCGGCAACAACTTTGCCAATGACCGGCAAAAAGCATCCGAGGCAGGCAGGAAAGGTGGCCAACACAGCGGCGGTGGCCGTGGCTGA
- a CDS encoding ATP-dependent Clp protease proteolytic subunit → MSEHIVHFHCQIDQGTTERFRNCCLQAIEEGAQSLLLNLSTTGGSTNFGFTLYTFLKSLPVPLCAVNAGNIESMGIIMFLAAHRRITAPHSRFLIHPMNWYFSQNSVDHQRLREYLSSLDNDLTRYVKIYEIETAEAATKLDIFKCLSAEEKVIAANESLAYGIAHEVRQVVFAEDVKHWKVSGE, encoded by the coding sequence ATGAGCGAACACATCGTGCATTTTCATTGCCAGATCGATCAGGGTACCACTGAGCGTTTCCGCAACTGCTGCCTGCAAGCCATCGAGGAAGGCGCACAGTCGCTGCTATTGAATCTGTCCACCACGGGCGGCAGTACCAATTTCGGTTTCACCCTGTACACCTTCCTCAAGTCCCTGCCCGTGCCGCTATGCGCGGTCAATGCCGGCAACATCGAGTCCATGGGCATCATCATGTTCCTCGCTGCCCACCGGCGCATCACCGCGCCCCACTCGCGCTTTCTGATCCACCCGATGAACTGGTACTTCAGCCAGAACTCGGTAGACCATCAACGTCTTCGCGAGTACCTCTCCAGTCTGGACAACGACCTGACGCGCTACGTGAAGATCTATGAGATCGAGACCGCCGAGGCAGCGACGAAACTGGACATATTCAAGTGTCTCTCGGCCGAAGAGAAGGTCATTGCAGCCAATGAATCACTTGCTTACGGCATTGCCCATGAAGTCAGGCAGGTGGTTTTTGCCGAGGACGTCAAACACTGGAAAGTCAGCGGCGAATAA
- a CDS encoding manganese catalase family protein yields MFFHNKRLQYTVRVAQPNPGLANLLLEQFGGANGELAAAARYFTQALAEEDPGRRDLLMDIATEELSHLEMVGSIIVMLNRGAKGQLAEGVQQEGELYRAINGAGNDSHITSLLYGAGAPLVNSAGVPWTAAYVDSMTEPTADLRSNIAAEARAKIVYERLMNVVDDPGIKEALGFLMTREIAHQKSFEKALHAIQPNFPQGKLPGMPQFASTYFNMSKGEPDLRGPWNSDDDFEYIDSPQPALDGGDGSASVELPASDEAVLEAMKTRTRSDPAANPVTGADLGAGLIQGEHT; encoded by the coding sequence ATGTTTTTTCACAACAAGCGTCTTCAATACACCGTGCGCGTCGCACAACCCAACCCAGGCCTTGCCAACCTGCTGCTCGAGCAGTTTGGCGGTGCCAATGGAGAGCTGGCCGCCGCCGCTCGATACTTCACCCAGGCACTGGCCGAAGAGGATCCCGGTCGAAGAGACCTGTTGATGGACATCGCCACCGAAGAGCTGAGCCATCTGGAGATGGTCGGTTCGATCATCGTCATGCTCAACCGGGGCGCCAAGGGACAGCTGGCAGAGGGGGTTCAGCAAGAAGGCGAGCTCTACCGGGCGATCAATGGAGCGGGTAACGATTCACACATCACGAGTCTGCTTTACGGTGCCGGGGCCCCGCTGGTGAATTCCGCCGGCGTCCCCTGGACAGCGGCGTATGTCGACTCCATGACCGAACCGACTGCCGACCTTCGCTCGAACATCGCGGCAGAAGCGCGGGCCAAAATCGTGTACGAACGCTTGATGAACGTGGTCGATGACCCCGGCATCAAGGAGGCACTCGGTTTCCTGATGACCCGGGAAATCGCTCATCAGAAGTCGTTCGAAAAAGCCTTGCATGCCATTCAGCCCAACTTCCCGCAAGGTAAACTGCCGGGCATGCCTCAGTTCGCCAGCACCTACTTCAATATGTCCAAGGGTGAGCCCGATCTGCGGGGGCCCTGGAACAGTGATGATGACTTCGAGTACATCGACAGCCCTCAACCGGCGCTCGATGGCGGCGACGGCAGCGCCAGCGTGGAACTGCCTGCATCGGACGAGGCTGTACTGGAAGCCATGAAAACGCGTACCCGATCCGACCCGGCGGCCAATCCCGTCACGGGGGCGGACCTGGGAGCAGGGCTCATTCAAGGTGAGCACACCTGA
- a CDS encoding general stress protein codes for MANTENTNPGNFANDREKASEAGRKGGQVSGGNFANDPERAAEAGRKGGEHSHGGGRHANDAQDNEANGGRGGNFAQDHEKASEAGKKGGQHSHGGGHKS; via the coding sequence ATGGCTAATACCGAAAACACCAATCCTGGAAACTTTGCCAATGACCGTGAGAAAGCCTCTGAGGCGGGTCGTAAGGGCGGCCAAGTCTCTGGCGGCAATTTTGCCAATGACCCCGAGCGCGCCGCCGAAGCAGGCAGAAAAGGCGGCGAGCACAGTCATGGTGGTGGCAGGCATGCCAACGACGCCCAAGACAACGAAGCCAACGGCGGCCGCGGCGGCAACTTTGCCCAAGACCACGAAAAGGCATCCGAGGCCGGAAAAAAAGGCGGCCAACATAGCCATGGAGGTGGCCATAAATCCTAA
- a CDS encoding type 1 glutamine amidotransferase domain-containing protein, with product MSAQLHGKKVLIITSNTGIERDELLKPLQALRSLGATVTHASSDGGTTQTFLHDTDKDQVVDSDTKLAGLDACDFDALVIPGGTVNADTLRQDTEALRLISDFARAGKTVAAICHGPWALIDAGVIAGKTLTSYPSVRTDLINANATWVDAQVKECQANGWRLITSRNPDDLPAFNQAITQALVAA from the coding sequence ATGAGCGCACAACTTCACGGCAAGAAAGTGCTGATTATCACGTCCAATACCGGTATCGAGCGTGATGAATTGTTAAAACCTCTGCAAGCATTGCGCAGCCTGGGTGCCACGGTCACCCATGCCTCCAGCGACGGAGGAACCACACAGACCTTTTTGCACGACACCGACAAGGACCAGGTGGTCGACTCCGACACAAAGCTGGCGGGGCTCGACGCTTGCGATTTCGACGCACTGGTGATTCCGGGCGGTACGGTCAACGCCGATACGCTGCGCCAGGACACAGAGGCACTGCGCCTGATCAGCGACTTCGCCCGTGCGGGCAAGACCGTTGCGGCCATCTGCCATGGGCCCTGGGCGCTGATTGACGCTGGGGTGATCGCCGGCAAGACGCTGACCTCCTACCCCAGCGTGCGCACCGACCTGATCAACGCCAATGCCACCTGGGTCGATGCCCAGGTCAAGGAATGTCAGGCCAACGGTTGGCGGCTGATCACCTCGCGCAATCCCGACGATTTGCCAGCGTTCAACCAGGCCATCACGCAGGCGCTGGTGGCCGCCTGA
- a CDS encoding DUF6555 family protein codes for MNNQLFIIEYFLHGEPKTFIIRAQTMDNAEAWHWACCDAGIGRIPRFARERVKRISKPLAERYGVEHVKWWRSGEAPFVPKPYVPPPPD; via the coding sequence ATGAATAACCAACTTTTCATCATCGAATACTTTCTCCACGGCGAACCCAAAACTTTCATTATCCGGGCACAAACAATGGATAACGCCGAGGCTTGGCACTGGGCCTGTTGTGACGCGGGTATAGGCCGTATACCCCGATTCGCCCGCGAGCGTGTCAAACGCATCAGCAAGCCCCTGGCCGAACGCTATGGGGTCGAGCACGTGAAGTGGTGGCGTTCCGGGGAGGCGCCTTTTGTTCCAAAACCGTATGTCCCACCACCCCCCGATTGA